From Aptenodytes patagonicus chromosome 1, bAptPat1.pri.cur, whole genome shotgun sequence, one genomic window encodes:
- the MANSC1 gene encoding MANSC domain-containing protein 1, with translation MSPASSRWPVCLLVITCVVPRPSLSQECSAEKMENTIIDINLSLPKGIRGAEPVYAPAPEACVRACCSGEKLSGDKKCNLMIFDARRTSTHPNCYLFYCPSTEACPMKPATGFVSYKITTDTHALEDTSFKSEDFSSNGYSLSSDAGAFISRSQTSHQNHTTALQQSVFHQASELLNHVAKHLDSSEFHTVFPESQRAKHPESLDPIPRQKVINLPSNTSSAVRIRNPSASFPTTQSSVPEPSSTSFTPLPTGTTRLESRTTSLPTGGAKPTAVTTTTTTTATYPPAANTRAKPGIPAATIAVAHVPLSSPTTSASTSTTKRVTTNSRSATAPSGLRTPAIPPEPTVVSSNDTSHVTLLSFSGFALSTSDSPTASQNNPQGYDPSDSESYLPESVLRGKGVVQLGEKSSLVAALLFGVIFLLLVIALTGKKIHESLQKRHYTRLDYLINGMYADV, from the exons ATGTCTCCCGCTAGCAGCCGGTGGCCGGTTTGCCTGCTGGTGATCACCTGCGTGGTGCCCAGACCATCCCTGAGTCAAGAGTGCTCCGcggagaaaatggaaaataccaTCATCGATATAAACTTATCCCTGCCCAAAGGCATCAGGGGTGCAGAGCCAGTGTACGCCCCGGCCCCAGAGGCTTGCGTTCGCGCTTGCTGCTCGGGGGAAAAGCTGTCAG GAGACAAGAAGTGCAATTTGATGATTTTTGATGCTCGAAGGACAAGCACGCATCCAAACTGCTACCTGTTTTACTGCCCTAGCACAGAGGCTTGTCCAATGAAACCCGCGACAGGATTTGTGAGCTACAAGATAACTACAG ACACCCATGCCCTGGAGGATACATCCTTCAAAAGTGAGGACTTTTCTTCAAATGGGTATTCTTTGTCTTCAGATGCTGGAGCCTTTATTTCTCGCAGTCAGACTAGCCATCAGAATCATACCACTGCTTTGCAACAATCTGTCTTTCATCAGGCGTCTGAACTCCTGAACCACGTGGCCAAGCACTTAGACAGCAGTGAATTTCATACAGTTTTTCCTGAATCTCAAAGGGCAAAACATCCTGAGAGCTTAGACCCCATCCCGAGGCAGAAAGTAATTAACCTGCCGTCAAATACGTCTTCTGCTGTTCGAATCAGAAACCCCTCTGCTTCATTCCCCACCACTCAGTCTAGTGTTCCTGAACCCAGCAGTACTTCTTTTACTCCTCTGCCTACAGGTACCACCAGACTGGAATCTCGTACAACCTCTCTGCCTACTGGTGGTGCTAAACCTACTGctgtcaccaccaccaccaccaccacagctaCCTATCCGCCTGCTGCAAACACTAGAGCTAAACCTGGTATCCCTGCCGCCACCATCGCTGTTGCTCATGTTCCTCTTTCCAGTCCTACAACTTCTGCTTCTACTTCAACAACCAAGCGGGTGACCACGAATTCCAGATCTGCTACCGCCCCATCAGGACTAAGAACTCCAGCCATCCCTCCTGAGCCAACAGTTGTCTCTTCTAACGATACCAGCCATGTTACCCTCCTCTCTTTTTCAGGTTTCGCTCTGTCTACTAGTGATTCCCCCACGGCTTCCCAAAACAACCCTCAGGGTTATGACCCATCTGATTCAGAAAGCTACCTGCCAGAGAGTGTTCTGAGAGGGAAAGGTGTCgttcagctgggagaaaaaaGCAGCCTTGTAGCGGCTTTGCTTTTTGGAGTGATATTCTTGTTACTAGTTATTGCACTGACGGGGAAGAAAATTCATGAATCTCTTCAGAAGAGACATTATACCAGGCTGGATTACTTGATCAATGGAATGTATGCTGATGTATGA